A region from the Lysobacter antibioticus genome encodes:
- the efp gene encoding elongation factor P produces MASYGMNDVKNGMKILVNNEPCVITDTEYVKPGKGQAFTRVKYRNIKTGRVVEMTMKATDDLEAADVIDTDMQYLYSDGEYWHFMNQESFEQVQADKSGMGGAEKWLKGEEACVVTLWNGVPIMVQPPNFVELKIVETDPGVRGDTSGGGGKPATLETGAVVRVPLFVSQDEIIKVDTRSGEYFSRAK; encoded by the coding sequence ATGGCCAGCTATGGCATGAACGACGTCAAGAACGGGATGAAGATCCTCGTCAACAACGAGCCTTGCGTCATCACCGATACCGAGTACGTCAAGCCGGGCAAGGGCCAGGCCTTCACCCGCGTGAAGTATCGCAACATCAAGACCGGCCGCGTGGTCGAAATGACCATGAAGGCGACCGACGACCTCGAGGCCGCCGACGTCATCGACACCGACATGCAGTACCTCTACAGCGACGGCGAGTACTGGCACTTCATGAACCAGGAAAGCTTCGAGCAGGTCCAGGCCGACAAGTCGGGCATGGGCGGCGCGGAAAAGTGGCTCAAGGGCGAGGAAGCCTGCGTGGTGACCTTGTGGAACGGCGTGCCGATCATGGTCCAGCCGCCGAACTTCGTCGAACTGAAGATCGTCGAGACCGATCCGGGCGTGCGCGGCGATACCTCGGGCGGCGGCGGCAAGCCGGCGACCCTGGAAACCGGCGCGGTGGTGCGCGTGCCCTTGTTCGTCAGCCAGGACGAGATCATCAAGGTCGACACGCGTTCGGGCGAGTATTTCAGCCGCGCGAAGTAA